The following is a genomic window from Anaerolineales bacterium.
GTCAAAACCCATCATGTACTCTTTCCCTGATTGCCAACCACGATTGACCAATTACTCTTTTACAATTCACCCATGCGCATCGGCGTGGATACCGGCGGCACTTTCACCGACTTCGTGGTTTTCGACCCGGCCAGCGGGGGGATCGAGACGTTCAAACTGCGCTCCACACCGGGTGACCCGGCGGCGGCCATCCTGGCCGGCCTGGAGCGCGTGGCCGGGGTCGCCCGCCAGATCGTGCACGGCAGCACTGTGGCCACCAACGCCGTGCTGGAGCGCAAGGGCGCCAAATTGGCCCTGATCAACACGGTCGGATTCCGCGACCTGCTGCAGATCGGCCGCCAGAACCGCCCGGCGCTCTACGACTTCTTGGCCGACCCGCCTCAGCCGCTGGTGCCGCGCCAGCACCGCCTGGAGGTCAGCGAGCGCGTCGCCGCCGACGGCAGTGTGCAGACGCCGCTGGATGCGACGGCCCTGGATGCGCTGGTGGCACACTGCCAACAGGCGGGCATCGAGGCCGTGGCGATCTGCCTGCTTTTCTCTTTCGCCAATCCGACCCATGAGCAAACCATCACCGAGCGTTTTGAGGCGGCCGGCTTCAAGGTCTCCGCTTCGCACCAGATCCTACCTGAGTTCCGCGAATATGAACGCGCCAGCACTACGGTGCTGAATGCCTACGTCTCGCCGGTGATGAGCGGCTACCTGAACAAGCTAACCGCGGCGCTGCCGGACGACCGCTTGCAGGTGATGCAGTCCAACGGCGGCATGGCCGGCCCGCGCCTGGCCGGGCGGGAGGCGGTACGATGCATCCTCAGCGGCCCAGCGGGCGGCCTGGTGGCCGCCCAGGCCCTGGCGGCCGCAACCGGCTACGAGCGCCTGCTGACCTTTGATATGGGCGGCACCTCCACCGACGTGGCCTTGATCCACGGTCAGGCGCAGGTCAGCCGCAGCTCGCAAATTGGCGGCCTGCCGGTGCATGTGCCCATGCTGGCGATCCACACTGTGGGGGCTGGCGGCGGCTCGATCGCTTTTCGCGATGCCGGCGGCGGCCTGCAGGTGGGGCCGCACAGCGCCGGGGCTGACCCCGGGCCGGCGGCCTACGGGGCTGGCGATCTGCCCACGGTGACGGATGCCAATCTGCTGCTGGGACGCATCCGGCCTGAGCACTTTTTTGGCGGCCAACTGCGCCTAGACGCGGGCCGCGCCGCGGCGGCCTTTGACCGGCTGGCCGGCGAACTGGGCCTCAGCCCGCAGGCGTGCCAGCTGGGCGTGGTGCAGATCGCCAACGCCCACATGGCGCGCGCCTTGCGGGTGATCTCGGTGGAAAAAGGCCACGACCCGCGCGAATTCACTTTATTGGCCTTCGGCGGCGCCGGCGGCCTGCACGCGGCTGACCTGGCACGCGCCATGGGCATGCGGCGTGTACTGGTTCCGCGCCAGGCGGCGACTTTCTCCGCTCTGGGCATGCTGTTGGCCGAGGTGGTTAAGGATTACAGCCGCACGGTGATGTGGCGGGGTGTAGCACCCGCCTTGCCGGGCGATACCGCACCCGCTGAACTTCAAGCCCAGCTGGAGGGTCTGCTGGCAACCGCCCGTGCCGACCTGGCGGCCGAGGGCCTGCCGCCGGAGGCGCAGCAGTTCCAGCCCAGCGCCGACCTGCGCTATGCCGGCCAATCCTTTGAACTCAATCTGCCACTCGGCCCGGACCTGCTGGCGGCTTTCCACCAGGCTCACCAGGCGGCGTATGGCTACCATGACCCGGCCGCGGCGGTGGAGCTGGTCACCCTGCGCCTGCGGGCCGTGGGTCTGACCGAAAAACCCGTCCTGCCCTACTTTGCGCCCAGCAACCGCGCGCTGAATGACAGCCTGCTGGGCCGCCACCCTGTGTGCTTTGAGCAGGGCTTGCTGGAGACGCCCTTCTACGCAGGCGAGAGGCTGGGGGCCGGC
Proteins encoded in this region:
- a CDS encoding hydantoinase/oxoprolinase family protein: MRIGVDTGGTFTDFVVFDPASGGIETFKLRSTPGDPAAAILAGLERVAGVARQIVHGSTVATNAVLERKGAKLALINTVGFRDLLQIGRQNRPALYDFLADPPQPLVPRQHRLEVSERVAADGSVQTPLDATALDALVAHCQQAGIEAVAICLLFSFANPTHEQTITERFEAAGFKVSASHQILPEFREYERASTTVLNAYVSPVMSGYLNKLTAALPDDRLQVMQSNGGMAGPRLAGREAVRCILSGPAGGLVAAQALAAATGYERLLTFDMGGTSTDVALIHGQAQVSRSSQIGGLPVHVPMLAIHTVGAGGGSIAFRDAGGGLQVGPHSAGADPGPAAYGAGDLPTVTDANLLLGRIRPEHFFGGQLRLDAGRAAAAFDRLAGELGLSPQACQLGVVQIANAHMARALRVISVEKGHDPREFTLLAFGGAGGLHAADLARAMGMRRVLVPRQAATFSALGMLLAEVVKDYSRTVMWRGVAPALPGDTAPAELQAQLEGLLATARADLAAEGLPPEAQQFQPSADLRYAGQSFELNLPLGPDLLAAFHQAHQAAYGYHDPAAAVELVTLRLRAVGLTEKPVLPYFAPSNRALNDSLLGRHPVCFEQGLLETPFYAGERLGAGQRLAGPAVVVHPDTTILIGPGDTAEVDAFLNLVIAVGPA